The Pangasianodon hypophthalmus isolate fPanHyp1 chromosome 13, fPanHyp1.pri, whole genome shotgun sequence genome includes a window with the following:
- the foxred2 gene encoding FAD-dependent oxidoreductase domain-containing protein 2, with translation MGLSLSVSCFLSLISLVLSVLGDPSDISIHHHDYCVLGAGPAGLQMGYFLSQSQRDYIILERNAGPGSFFQKYPRHRKLISINKIYTGRRNKEFNLRHDWNSLLSHRPDLLFQRFSRDLYPEADAFLRYLSVFEKELGLQVKYNTDIGSIRALQFGESGHKGYILTDQHGVDYKCRVLLAATGLWVPEEVNFVGSNLVEGYESISTDPEEYRDQAVLILGKGNSAFETAQSILGRASRIHLYSPSPVRLAWQTHYVGDLRAVNNELLDTYQLKSLDGLVEGRLEDIAIVRGGRMKRRAGKNKTEKSSEKKEHLYLTLSELLDSRSVNQSTNITAENLPGYHDDNFSLRQPYDRVIRCLGFRFNFTIFNVSARPPRSSVARGRLPAVTAWYEARGTPNMFILGTSAHSRDYRMSAGGFIHGFRYTVRAVHKVLEQRYHNNAWPATKLHTSHLLSWILKRVNEASGPYQMFGVLGDIVLLQGPHCEYLEEFPVQALPHFAALTGRNVSEHGLLVVIMQYGLNHTDTLGPGRAESEWTKAWKSNFLHPVIYYYSTLPTERDMRQRPVGWPLPRPDAVHHMVEDFLTEWDQPVSHSQPLRRFLEHCLRTDLRAFYAESCFQLSLTNLKPPIFCRQGYLNKAGIVGNSHLWQHAREAGLMPNHHRSVLRANDGSFSEYLSQTGAAVTSTINSDL, from the exons ATGGGGCTGAGCCTGTCCGTCAGCTGCTTCCTGTCACTCATTTCTCTGGTTCTAAGTGTCCTTGGTGATCCCAGTGATATCAGTATCCATCACCATGACTACTGTGTGCTTGGGGCGGGGCCTGCAGGCCTACAGATGGGCTACTTCCTGTCCCAGAGTCAGAGAGATTACATAATACTGGAGCGCAATGCTGGACCAGGAAGTTTCTTCCAGAA GTATCCTCGGCATCGAAAACTCATCAGCATCAACAAAATCTACACAGGGAGGCGGAACAAGGAGTTTAACCTGCGCCATGATTGGAACTCCCTGCTGAGTCACAGGCCGGACCTGCTGTTTCAGAGATTCAGCCGGGACCTGTACCCTGAAGCTGACGCCTTTCTTCGCTACCTCTCTGTGTTTGAGAAAGAACTGGGGCTGCAGGTTAAATATAACACTGATATAGGGAGCATTCGAGCTTTGCAGTTTGGAGAAAGTGGACATAAAGGCTACATACTGACTGATCAGCATGGGGTGGATTATAAATGCAG AGTTCTGTTAGCGGCCACTGGGCTCTGGGTCCCAGAGGAGGTCAATTTTGTGGGCTCTAATTTAGTAGAAGGATACGAGTCCATCTCCACTGATCCTGAGGAGTACAGAGATCAAGCTGTGCTGATCCTGGGCAAGGGAAACTCTGCCTTTGAAACAGCACAGAGCATTCTGGGAAGAGCTAGCCGGATCCACTTGTATAGCCCGAGCCCGGTACGACTAGCATGGCAGACACACTATGTCGGAGACCTCAG GGCGGTGAATAATGAGTTGTTAGACACGTACCAGCTAAAGTCTTTGGATGGCTTAGTGGAGGGAAGACTGGAGGACATTGCTATTGTCCGTGGAGGAAGAATGAAAAGAAGAGCTGGAAAAAATAAGACGGAGAAGTCTTCAGAGAAGAAAGAGCACCTCTATCTTACTCTGTCGGAACTTTTGGATAGCCGTAGTGTCAACCAGAGCACTAATATTACTGCAGAAAACCTGCCTGGTTACCATGACGACAACTTCTCGCTGAGACAGCCGTATGACCGTGTAATCCGCTGCCTGGGATTCCGCTTCAACTTCACCATCTTTAACGT CTCTGCCCGTCCACCACGCAGCAGTGTTGCTCGTGGCCGTCTGCCAGCAGTGACAGCATGGTACGAGGCCAGGGGGACGCCCAATATGTTCATCTTAGGAACCTCAGCCCACTCCAGAGACTACCGAATGTCTGCTGGAGGATTTATTCATGGATTCCGCTACACAG TGCGTGCTGTGCATAAGGTCTTGGAGCAACGTTACCATAACAATGCTTGGCCAGCTACCAAACTGCACACCAGTCACTTGCTGTCCTGGATTTTGAAGAGAGTGAATGAAGCATCTGGACCATACCAAATGTTTGGGGTTTTGGGGGACATTGTACTACTGCAAGG ACCTCACTGTGAGTATCTGGAGGAGTTTCCTGTGCAGGCGCTACCTCATTTTGCTGCTCTGACTGGTCGGAATGTCTCTGAGCATGGCCTTCTGGTTGTGATCATGCAGTATGGACTgaaccacacagacacacttggGCCAGGCCGTGCTGAGTCAGAGTGGACCAAAGCCTGGAAGTCTAATTTCCTTCACCCTGTCATCTACTACTACAGTACACTGCCTACAG agagagatatgaggCAGCGTCCAGTTGGATGGCCTCTGCCACGTCCTGATGCTGTGCATCACATGGTCGAAGACTTCCTGACTGAGTGGGACCAGCCCGTGTCTCACAGTCAGCCCCTGCGTCGCTTCCTCGAGCACTGCCTTCGGACAGACCTCAGGGCGTTCTATGCAG aATCCTGCTTCCAACTTTCCCTCACCAATCTCAAGCCCCCCATCTTCTGCCGTCAAGGCTACTTAAACAAAgcaggcattgtgggtaatagcCACCTGTGGCAGCATGCCCGTGAGGCAGGGCTCATGCCAAATCATCATAGATCAGTTCTTCGTGCTAATGATGGGTCATTTTCTGAATACCTGTCACAAACTGGAGCTGCGGTGACTTCAACAATCAACTCTGATCTCTAA
- the ankrd54 gene encoding ankyrin repeat domain-containing protein 54 — MEGSDDERSSCEGEYMLRNSPQKEVKGEKREDGAAVGAASSFGFSGIDTLSALKLHRSSHSAEKSLRYLHSLWSPGALLQAEPAGGKMTVSRTRRLGRVRRNLGPIGKDLYAVKRLREAANSNDIDTVRRLLQDGIDPCAADDKGRTALHFSSCNGNESIVQLLLSHGADPNQRDSLGNTPLHLAACTNHVPVITTLLRGGARVDALDRAGRTPLHLARSKLNILQEGESRSLETLRGEVTQIIQMLREYLNVMGHSEEREKLEHISTQLQHTRTKEQVDEVTDLLASFTSLSIQMQNMGDR, encoded by the exons ATGGAGGGGTCCGACGACGAGCGGTCCAGTTGTGAGGGCGAGTACATGCTGAGGAACTCGCCGCAGAAAGAAGTaaagggagaaaaaagggaggaTGGGGCAGCCGTGGGAGCTGCTTCTTCGTTTGGCTTCTCGGGTATTGACACCTTGAGCGCCCTGAAGCTCCACCGCAGCAGCCATTCGGCGGAGAAAAGCCTCCGCTACCTGCACTCTTTATGGAGCCCGGGCGCGTTACTTCAGGCCGAACCGGCTGGAGGCAAAATGACGGTGAGCAGAACCAGAAGACTGGGGAGAGTCCGGAGAAACCTGGGACCTATAGGCAAAGACCTTTACG CTGTGAAGAGGCTCAGAGAAGCAGCCAATAGCAACGATATTGACACTG TTCGTAGGTTATTGCAGGATGGCATTGACCCATGCGCGGCAGATGACAAGGGAAGAACTGCTTTACATTTCTCCTCCTGCAATGGCAATGAGAGTATTG TTCAGCTGTTGCTAAGCCATGGTGCCGATCCAAACCAGCGAGACAGCCTTGGGAACACTCCTCTTCATCTTG CTGCCTGTACCAACCATGTGCCTGTCATCACTACTTTACTGAGAGGAG GTGCTCGTGTAGATGCATTGGACCGTGCAGGAAGAACCCCTCTGCATCTTGCACGCTCGAAGCTCAACATTTTACAGGAAGGAGAGTCCCGTAGCTTGGAAACCTTACGAGGAGAAGTCACTCAG ATCATTCAGATGCTGCGTGAATACCTGAACGTGATGGGCCACAGTGAGGAGCGAGAGAAGCTGGAGCATATTTCTACCCAACTACAACACACCCGCACTAAAGAACAG GTGGATGAGGTGACTGACTTACTGGCCAGCTTCACATCTCTAAGTATACAAATGCAGAATATGGGAGACAGGTAG